TCCCCTGGCTCCGCCCCGGACCGGGGTCCGGGGCGGGAGAGGCCCCGCGCAGCGGCAGCTAGGCCTGGACCAGTTGCGGGTGCCAGCGGCGGGCCACCGCCGGGTGGGCCCGGGTCCAGCCCTTCAGCTCGTTGCGGCCGTACTCCGCGTGCAGCGGATTCGTCGCATCGTGCGCCACCCCCGGCGCCGACCGCAGGTACTCGCCCGGGACCGTCTCCACCACCGCATCCAGCCGCGGGTTGTAGAAGAACGGCACCGAGTACCGCTCCACCGCCCCCGGCGGGCTGACCACCCGGTGGTCCGTGGCCACCAGGTACCCCTCCGTCGCGATCTCCAGCAGCTCGCCCAGGTTGACCACGAACGCCCCCGGCATCGGAGGGACGTCCAGGAACCCGTCGCCCTGGCGCACCTGCAGGCCGCCCACCGAGTCCTGCAGCAGCAGCGTCAGGAAGCCGTAGTCCTTGTGGGCCCCGACCCCCTGGTCGGTGCCGGTCGGGGAGGAGCCGGGGTAGCGGATCAGCTTCGTGTGCAGGTGCGGCCGGTCCGCGAAGGCCTCGTCGAAGAAGTCGGAGGGGGCGCCGATCGAGGTCAGCAGCTCCTGCAGCAGGCGGTGGGCCACCGCGGCCAGCCGGGACTGCCACTCCAGTACGACCGGACGCAGCTCCGGCAGGGCCCGCGGCCACTGGTTCGGGCCCTCCAGCCACAGGTACGGCGGGTCGTCGGGGCCCACCACCGGCGCAGTCCGCTCGGCGCCTACGTCCAGCTGGTCGCGCCAGTCGGAGGCCCCGCCGGTCAGCTCGTGGCCGATGCGGGTGTAGCCGCGGAAGTGCGGCGAGTTCAGGTTGCTCACGGCGAGCCGATCGGCCTCGGGCAGGGCGAAGAAGGCCCTGGTCAGCTCGAGGATGCGGGCGGTCTCCGCATCGGTGATGCCGTGCCCGGTCAGGTGCAGGAAGCCGGTGCCCCGGGCTGCCGCGTGCAACTGCTTCAGGAAGTCGGCCCGCTGGGTCGGGTCGTCGGCCTGGGAGAGATCGATGACGGGAAGAGAGGTGTGCGCGGACGGCATGACGGCTCCGTTTCGGATGTCACGGGGTCCTGTTCCCCAAAGGGTGTCGGGGCAGCGGATGGGGAGGGCCGCCGGCAGGGATGGCGCCGGAGCCGCTTGGGCCGCGTACAGGACCAAGTCGGATCGGGATGGATCAGGCTTGGGGATGGTCCGGCGGCAGACAGCTCGTCGTCGTGACACGCATGTGATCCACATGGCGGCGCTTGACGAGGAGGAGAGTCATACCGTGAGCGTACGCCCGTTCCCCTGTTCATCAGAACGGGTGATCCGGCCTGCCCGGACGGCGCCGTCCGCGGACCGGCTACGCTGGACCCGTGGCAGTCGTCGATGTTTCCGAAGAGCTGAAGTCCCTCTCCTCGACCATGGGGTCGATCGAGGCCGTCCTGGACCTCGACAAGCTGAGGGCAGAAATCGCCGTGCTCGAGGAGCAGGCCGCCGCGCCGTCCCTGTGGGACGACCCGGAGGCCGCTCAGAAGATCACGAGCAAGCTTTCGCACCTCCAGGCCGAGGTCCGCAAGACCGAGACCCTGCGCGGCCGGATCGACGACCTCGCGGTGCTGTTCGAGCTCGCCCAGGAGATGGACGACGCGGACACCCTCGCCGAGGCCGAGGTCGAGCTGACCTCCGTCCGCAAGGCGCTGGACGAGATGGAGGTCCGCACCCTGCTCTCCGGCGAGTACGCCGAGCGCGAGGCGCTGGTCAACATCCGCGCCGAGGCCGGCGGCGTCGACGCCTCCGACTTCGCCGAGCGCCTGCAGCGCATGTACCTGCG
The Streptomyces sp. NBC_01296 DNA segment above includes these coding regions:
- a CDS encoding isopenicillin N synthase family dioxygenase, coding for MPSAHTSLPVIDLSQADDPTQRADFLKQLHAAARGTGFLHLTGHGITDAETARILELTRAFFALPEADRLAVSNLNSPHFRGYTRIGHELTGGASDWRDQLDVGAERTAPVVGPDDPPYLWLEGPNQWPRALPELRPVVLEWQSRLAAVAHRLLQELLTSIGAPSDFFDEAFADRPHLHTKLIRYPGSSPTGTDQGVGAHKDYGFLTLLLQDSVGGLQVRQGDGFLDVPPMPGAFVVNLGELLEIATEGYLVATDHRVVSPPGAVERYSVPFFYNPRLDAVVETVPGEYLRSAPGVAHDATNPLHAEYGRNELKGWTRAHPAVARRWHPQLVQA